A region from the Mycobacterium heidelbergense genome encodes:
- a CDS encoding PE family protein — MSFVTTAPEFVTAAADDLADIGLALRAAHAAAAPPTTGILAAAADEVSNQIAATFGAYAEEYQAVSGQAAAFHSAFVSLLNGSALGYLSTEVANAEQNLLSTMSAPAQALLGQPFIGAGPAAALPILGGSGGLLGDVSSLLFTGGPLGAIIEGGPLGPFLNGIGQDIGGVVSTVLAGGLPGLLSDPLGPVVQGLQPLLPGLFAASATAMAAGDPYQVLIANTSANLQSLFGTWSADPFPFLNQVIINQQGYAQTFGAGLALALQNLPATLANVPANIQLAIQGAATFNPGALAQAYINQQIGYVQTITTSLQSAGADFSKTVPVFEADMGMAGQALMTGDYHGAVEHVGQAVLGLFISGFDTSNLSDVKILGPGGDLLPILTIPAQQAQNFANLLPPGSILDQIAQNYANAITAFTNGNIATTITLQLLQSPPVVMGANFGLPLSLAFAAMGSPISALDGFATGATAFGSALQAGNGVAAAGALVDMPAYVLNGFLNGQTLVDLNMPVSVGGVTIPMTMHLPFDGILVAPQPLTATVDLSLLGIPVPVNLTLGGTPFEGIVPELLNYVPEQLAAAIRPA, encoded by the coding sequence ATGTCATTTGTGACCACAGCACCGGAATTCGTGACGGCCGCGGCCGACGATCTGGCGGATATCGGCTTGGCGCTGCGCGCGGCCCACGCCGCGGCCGCGCCTCCCACGACCGGGATACTGGCTGCGGCCGCGGACGAGGTATCGAATCAGATTGCGGCGACGTTCGGCGCGTATGCCGAGGAATACCAAGCCGTTAGCGGGCAGGCGGCGGCGTTCCACAGCGCGTTTGTGAGCCTGTTGAACGGTAGCGCGCTTGGATATTTGAGCACCGAGGTCGCCAACGCCGAGCAGAACCTGTTGAGCACGATGAGCGCACCAGCCCAGGCATTGCTTGGGCAGCCGTTCATTGGCGCCGGCCCGGCCGCCGCGCTGCCGATTCTCGGCGGGTCCGGCGGACTTCTCGGCGACGTAAGCTCGCTCCTTTTCACCGGTGGGCCCCTGGGCGCGATCATCGAGGGCGGGCCCTTGGGCCCGTTCCTCAACGGCATCGGCCAAGACATCGGTGGCGTCGTGTCCACCGTGTTGGCCGGCGGCCTTCCCGGGCTGCTGTCCGATCCGCTGGGGCCGGTCGTGCAAGGACTCCAGCCCCTGCTTCCGGGGCTGTTCGCGGCCAGCGCGACCGCCATGGCCGCCGGCGACCCGTACCAAGTCCTTATCGCCAATACCAGCGCCAATCTGCAAAGCCTCTTCGGTACCTGGTCCGCGGACCCGTTCCCGTTCCTGAACCAGGTCATCATCAACCAGCAGGGCTACGCGCAAACGTTCGGTGCGGGGCTCGCGTTGGCGCTGCAGAACCTTCCTGCCACGTTGGCGAACGTGCCGGCGAACATCCAACTCGCGATCCAGGGTGCCGCGACCTTCAACCCCGGGGCCTTGGCGCAGGCGTACATCAACCAGCAGATCGGTTATGTCCAGACGATCACCACGTCGCTGCAGAGCGCGGGCGCGGATTTCTCGAAGACGGTGCCGGTCTTCGAGGCCGACATGGGGATGGCCGGCCAGGCGCTGATGACGGGCGATTACCACGGCGCGGTGGAGCACGTCGGGCAGGCCGTCCTGGGTCTTTTCATTAGCGGATTCGATACGAGCAATTTGTCGGACGTCAAGATACTTGGCCCCGGCGGCGACCTGCTCCCGATCCTGACGATCCCCGCGCAGCAGGCACAGAACTTCGCCAACCTGTTGCCGCCCGGTTCCATCCTCGATCAGATCGCGCAGAATTACGCGAACGCGATCACTGCCTTCACGAACGGGAACATCGCGACGACCATTACGCTCCAACTGCTCCAGTCGCCTCCGGTCGTGATGGGCGCCAATTTCGGGTTGCCGTTGTCGCTGGCCTTTGCGGCGATGGGTTCGCCCATCTCGGCGCTGGACGGGTTCGCGACGGGCGCGACGGCGTTTGGTTCCGCGCTGCAGGCCGGCAACGGCGTCGCGGCGGCCGGCGCACTCGTCGACATGCCTGCCTACGTCTTGAACGGCTTCCTCAATGGCCAAACCCTCGTCGATTTGAACATGCCGGTGAGCGTGGGCGGCGTCACGATACCGATGACGATGCACTTGCCCTTCGACGGGATTCTCGTTGCACCACAGCCGCTTACGGCGACGGTGGACCTGAGCCTGCTGGGCATTCCCGTCCCGGTTAACCTCACCCTCGGTGGCACGCCCTTCGAAGGCATCGTCCCCGAGCTGCTGAACTACGTGCCCGAGCAGCTTGCGGCGGCAATCAGACCCGCGTAG